The Campylobacter concisus genome has a window encoding:
- a CDS encoding LemA family protein — MKNLIAIVVVIAALVFGAFKYANSFVVLDENTNEKWSQVLNQYKRRADLVPNLVETVKGYAAHEQKVFEDVANARSKSMQVSIDASSLSDEAKVKEFMAAQGQLGSALGRLMAVSESYPELKANQNFLSLQSQLEGTENRISVARRDYIEAVKEYNVALRSFPGKFIASIFHPEMKPKQGIEVSSEDMKNPKVSFEK; from the coding sequence ATGAAAAATTTAATAGCCATAGTTGTGGTCATCGCAGCACTTGTTTTTGGCGCTTTCAAATACGCAAATTCATTTGTCGTGCTTGATGAAAATACCAACGAGAAGTGGTCTCAGGTGCTAAATCAATACAAAAGAAGAGCCGATCTCGTGCCGAATTTAGTTGAAACTGTAAAAGGCTACGCAGCCCACGAGCAAAAGGTCTTTGAAGACGTGGCAAACGCAAGAAGCAAGAGCATGCAAGTAAGCATCGATGCAAGCAGTCTTAGCGACGAGGCAAAGGTTAAAGAATTTATGGCAGCTCAAGGTCAGCTAGGCTCCGCACTTGGCAGGCTAATGGCAGTTAGCGAGAGCTATCCAGAGCTAAAAGCAAATCAAAATTTCCTCTCACTCCAAAGCCAGCTTGAGGGCACAGAAAACCGCATAAGCGTAGCAAGACGCGACTACATCGAGGCTGTAAAAGAGTACAACGTGGCTCTTAGAAGCTTTCCTGGTAAATTTATAGCTAGCATCTTTCATCCAGAGATGAAGCCAAAGCAAGGCATCGAAGTTAGCAGCGAAGATATGAAAAATCCAAAAGTTTCGTTTGAGAAGTGA
- a CDS encoding TPM domain-containing protein, which produces MKKALALLLFAFCFCFALNFNEQINDEAHIFSQNERDELLNLVQNFEQNSTTQIAIVTLNSLENRSIEELSLEIARGYKLGQKEDNNGVLLVVAPNEKKVRIEVGYGLEGVLTDAISSQIINGVMIPEFKNGKISEGVKEGVLAIIKAASGEEFRSKFSLGNIPFGVIAFIAGILSCFASVIFGKFFVRTGFSTCFAGLVSIALEQGFGVQNYLIIFGAFAFIFAVFFFILKDVFKRNSQGGSLPMGFRRDNSGSNCGGRSSGRGSGFSGGGGGFGGGGASGSW; this is translated from the coding sequence ATGAAAAAAGCTCTTGCTCTTTTGCTCTTTGCATTTTGCTTTTGTTTTGCTCTAAATTTCAATGAGCAGATCAACGATGAGGCTCATATCTTTTCACAAAACGAAAGAGATGAGCTTCTAAATTTAGTGCAAAATTTCGAGCAAAACAGCACCACGCAAATCGCCATAGTGACTTTAAATTCGCTTGAAAACAGGAGCATCGAAGAGCTGTCTCTTGAGATAGCTAGAGGCTACAAATTAGGTCAAAAAGAAGATAACAACGGCGTGCTTTTGGTGGTCGCTCCAAATGAGAAAAAGGTCCGCATCGAGGTCGGATATGGTCTTGAAGGGGTGCTAACCGATGCCATCTCAAGCCAGATCATAAATGGCGTGATGATACCTGAGTTTAAAAATGGCAAGATTAGCGAAGGCGTGAAAGAGGGCGTTTTGGCGATCATAAAAGCAGCTAGCGGCGAGGAATTTAGGAGTAAATTTAGCCTAGGTAATATACCTTTTGGCGTGATCGCATTTATCGCTGGCATACTCTCATGCTTTGCCTCTGTGATCTTTGGCAAATTTTTTGTTAGAACTGGCTTTAGCACGTGCTTTGCTGGACTTGTATCAATCGCACTTGAGCAGGGATTTGGCGTGCAAAACTACCTTATCATCTTTGGCGCCTTTGCCTTTATATTTGCGGTATTTTTCTTTATTTTAAAAGACGTTTTTAAGAGAAATAGCCAAGGTGGCTCTTTGCCAATGGGCTTTAGACGCGATAATTCAGGCTCAAATTGTGGCGGTCGCTCAAGTGGCAGAGGAAGCGGCTTTAGTGGCGGAGGCGGTGGTTTTGGCGGAGGCGGAGCTAGCGGCAGCTGGTAG
- a CDS encoding ArsS family sensor histidine kinase gives MKYSITTKITIIFAIAFSLMCLLFVTFANIQQESALEKLKDKQISAMNYLVALYERGNPPRDLEHYFKNFNLEYVGNKNLATSVTTSGNAIFTQHTPLGMMQSVNYKGDLYLLIKNPSFQLLLESNDARHVNDPLWVAFLIISALLISLYVSVLRSLLPLRRLSKDIRKFASGNMEMAMTARLNENEQDEIGQVAVEFDNAVCKIRELIRSRQLFLRAIMHELKTPIGKGRIVSEMVANDTQKMRLINVFERLEMLINEFSKVEQLLSKSYALNYQECHFSLILEQVQDMLMLDKFEERVSCDIRDDVILRVDFQLFSLAIKNLIDNALKYAEDKKAILICDSEFIAVKNLGKKLNHPIDYYKQAFVRGDKVSAGSGMGLGLYIIEQICQMQKFELAYDYEDGYHVFKILLRAKAKRA, from the coding sequence ATGAAATACTCCATAACCACCAAGATAACTATCATCTTTGCCATCGCTTTCTCGCTGATGTGCTTGCTCTTTGTGACATTTGCAAACATTCAGCAAGAAAGTGCGCTTGAGAAGCTAAAAGACAAACAAATAAGCGCTATGAACTATCTTGTGGCGCTTTACGAGCGTGGCAATCCCCCAAGAGATTTAGAGCACTACTTTAAAAATTTCAACCTAGAATATGTCGGCAACAAAAATTTAGCCACCTCTGTTACTACAAGCGGAAACGCCATTTTTACGCAGCACACGCCTCTTGGCATGATGCAGTCGGTTAATTACAAAGGCGATTTGTATCTACTTATCAAAAATCCATCTTTTCAGCTGCTACTTGAGAGCAACGACGCAAGACACGTAAATGATCCGCTTTGGGTGGCATTTTTGATCATCTCGGCTCTACTTATCTCGCTTTATGTTTCGGTGCTTAGAAGCCTTTTGCCGCTTAGAAGACTTAGCAAAGATATCAGAAAATTTGCCAGCGGAAACATGGAGATGGCGATGACTGCTAGGTTAAATGAAAACGAGCAAGACGAGATCGGGCAGGTCGCAGTTGAATTTGACAACGCCGTTTGCAAGATCAGAGAGTTAATTCGCTCAAGGCAGCTATTTTTACGTGCGATCATGCATGAGCTAAAGACGCCTATAGGCAAGGGTAGGATCGTCTCTGAGATGGTTGCAAACGACACTCAAAAGATGAGGCTCATAAACGTTTTTGAGCGCCTTGAGATGCTGATAAATGAATTTAGCAAGGTCGAGCAGCTCCTTTCAAAAAGCTACGCGCTAAACTATCAAGAGTGCCATTTCTCGCTCATTTTGGAGCAGGTGCAAGATATGCTCATGCTTGATAAATTTGAGGAGCGTGTGAGCTGTGACATCAGAGATGACGTCATATTAAGAGTGGATTTTCAGCTTTTTAGTTTGGCGATTAAAAATTTGATAGACAATGCCCTAAAATACGCAGAGGACAAGAAAGCCATTTTGATCTGCGATAGCGAATTTATAGCGGTTAAAAATTTAGGTAAAAAGCTAAATCATCCGATTGATTACTATAAACAAGCCTTTGTAAGAGGCGACAAGGTGAGTGCGGGAAGCGGCATGGGGCTTGGACTTTACATCATCGAGCAAATTTGCCAGATGCAAAAATTTGAGCTTGCTTATGACTATGAAGACGGCTATCATGTCTTTAAAATTTTACTTCGAGCAAAGGCAAAACGCGCATGA
- the dnaJ gene encoding molecular chaperone DnaJ: MEFDYYEILEISRNASGDEIKKAFRKLALKYHPDRNAGDKEAEHKFKQINEAYQVLSDEQKRSIYDRYGKEGLEGRFGSGGGFSADFDLSDIFDSFFGGGFGGGSRQRKRRSEKYSADLEIPINLEFNEAVFGCEKEIKFDQKVPCPTCNATGSKDGKNKTCQHCGGSGRITRGNGFMNIVQECPYCHGSGEVISEPCPDCNAKAYKVQQQSVKITIPEGVDSGMRMRVAGKGNIGANGVQGDLYVSINVKEDKHFIRHNDDVYIEIPVFFTQAVLGESIKIPTLRGEAELKLPVGAKDKQQFIFENEGIKGVNSRKKGRLVAQISIQTPDKLSDEQKELLNKLQASFGIVSGKSSTDESVFDKIKSWFKGDEPKGKKKK; encoded by the coding sequence GTGGAGTTTGATTATTACGAGATCCTTGAAATTTCAAGAAATGCAAGTGGCGACGAGATAAAAAAAGCCTTTAGAAAGCTCGCTTTAAAATACCACCCAGACAGAAACGCTGGCGACAAAGAGGCTGAGCATAAATTTAAACAGATAAACGAAGCCTATCAGGTCTTAAGCGATGAGCAAAAGCGCTCAATCTACGACAGATACGGCAAAGAAGGGCTTGAGGGTAGATTTGGCAGTGGCGGTGGCTTTAGCGCTGATTTTGACCTTTCAGACATTTTTGACTCGTTTTTTGGAGGCGGTTTTGGCGGTGGCTCTAGACAGAGAAAAAGACGAAGCGAAAAATACTCAGCCGACCTTGAAATTCCTATAAATTTAGAGTTTAACGAAGCTGTTTTTGGCTGCGAAAAAGAGATCAAATTTGATCAAAAAGTGCCTTGCCCAACATGCAACGCAACAGGTAGCAAAGACGGCAAAAACAAAACTTGCCAGCACTGTGGGGGAAGCGGCAGGATCACACGTGGAAATGGCTTTATGAATATCGTTCAAGAGTGCCCATACTGCCACGGATCTGGCGAAGTGATAAGCGAGCCATGTCCTGACTGCAACGCAAAAGCCTATAAAGTCCAGCAACAAAGCGTCAAGATCACGATCCCAGAGGGCGTTGATAGTGGCATGAGGATGAGGGTCGCTGGCAAAGGAAATATCGGTGCAAACGGCGTTCAAGGCGATCTTTACGTCAGCATAAATGTAAAAGAGGACAAGCACTTCATCCGCCACAATGACGATGTTTATATAGAAATTCCAGTCTTTTTCACCCAGGCTGTTCTTGGTGAGAGTATAAAAATCCCAACACTTCGCGGTGAAGCCGAGCTAAAACTGCCAGTTGGCGCGAAAGATAAACAGCAATTTATCTTTGAAAATGAGGGCATCAAAGGCGTAAATTCACGCAAAAAAGGCAGACTTGTAGCTCAAATTTCTATCCAAACACCTGATAAACTAAGCGACGAGCAAAAAGAGCTTTTAAATAAGCTTCAAGCTAGCTTTGGCATAGTTTCAGGCAAGTCAAGCACCGATGAGAGCGTCTTTGATAAGATAAAAAGCTGGTTTAAAGGCGACGAGCCAAAAGGCAAAAAGAAAAAATAA
- a CDS encoding response regulator transcription factor, with the protein MINVLMIEDDPEFAQILSEYLDSFNIKVTNFEDPYLGLSAGIKNYDLLILDLTLPGIDGLEVCKEIRQKYDIPIIISSARSDISDKVVGLQLGADDYLPKPYDPKEMYARITSLIRRYKKTNEVQEEVVDSAFRIDDKRHEIYFNNEALALTPAEYEILTYLIKQHSFSVSREQLVYNCKSLKDKDSKSLDVIIGRLRTKIGDSSKAPKHIFSVRGIGYKLIG; encoded by the coding sequence ATGATTAACGTTTTAATGATAGAAGACGATCCAGAATTTGCACAAATTTTATCTGAATATCTTGATAGTTTTAATATAAAAGTGACTAACTTTGAAGACCCATATCTAGGGCTAAGCGCAGGGATAAAAAACTACGACCTGCTCATACTTGACCTTACATTACCTGGCATTGACGGTCTTGAGGTTTGCAAAGAAATTCGCCAAAAATACGACATCCCTATCATCATAAGCTCGGCTCGCAGTGACATCAGCGACAAGGTCGTTGGACTTCAGCTTGGAGCGGATGATTATTTGCCAAAACCATACGATCCAAAAGAGATGTATGCTCGTATCACAAGTCTTATTAGAAGATATAAAAAGACAAACGAAGTTCAAGAAGAGGTCGTTGATAGCGCATTTAGGATAGACGACAAGCGCCATGAAATTTACTTTAATAATGAAGCCCTTGCTCTAACACCTGCTGAGTATGAAATTTTAACCTATCTCATCAAACAGCACAGCTTTTCAGTATCTCGCGAGCAGCTAGTTTATAACTGCAAGAGCCTAAAAGATAAGGACTCAAAGAGCCTAGATGTCATCATCGGACGCCTTAGAACAAAGATCGGCGACAGCTCAAAAGCGCCAAAACATATATTTTCAGTTAGAGGCATAGGATATAAGCTTATCGGATGA